One window of the Bacteroidota bacterium genome contains the following:
- a CDS encoding efflux RND transporter periplasmic adaptor subunit — translation MKFPMKIYIIITSVIFLLACGRSEEKSQTENVNDSVPEMIKLTDAQLKSSDIKIGTIQQSNIASIIKVNGKIDVPPQNMVSVSMPLGGYLKSTKLLPGMHLNKGEVIATMEDQRYIELQQEFLTTQSELTFAEAEFNRQRELNQNKSTSDKLFQRSEMEYQTKKISLNALSEKLKLIGLNPETLGKNGISKTINIYSPIDGFVSKVNVNIGKFVSPTDILFELVNPTDIHLNLFVFEKDLEKISIGQKLVAFTNNKPNEKHPCEIILISKDLSADRTAEVHCHFEDYDKTLLPGMYMNAEIEVKSHKTYVVSEDAVVNFEGKNYVFIALSPSEFKMTEVELGVQERNMLEIINGESLKDAQIVLQNAYTLLMVAKNKSED, via the coding sequence ATGAAATTCCCAATGAAAATATATATAATAATTACCTCAGTGATTTTCTTGCTTGCATGTGGCAGGAGTGAAGAAAAATCCCAGACGGAAAACGTGAATGATTCTGTTCCGGAGATGATAAAATTAACGGATGCACAATTAAAGTCATCAGATATTAAAATCGGTACTATTCAACAAAGTAACATAGCTTCAATTATAAAAGTGAATGGAAAAATTGATGTGCCACCGCAGAATATGGTTTCTGTCAGTATGCCTTTAGGCGGATATCTTAAATCCACAAAATTACTCCCTGGTATGCATTTGAACAAAGGCGAAGTGATAGCTACAATGGAAGATCAGCGTTACATTGAATTGCAACAGGAGTTTCTTACAACTCAGTCGGAATTGACTTTTGCAGAAGCAGAATTCAACAGACAGCGTGAGTTAAACCAAAACAAATCTACAAGCGATAAACTTTTTCAAAGATCGGAAATGGAATATCAGACGAAAAAGATTTCATTGAATGCTCTATCGGAAAAGTTGAAGTTGATCGGACTTAATCCTGAAACTCTGGGAAAGAACGGCATTTCAAAAACGATCAATATTTATTCGCCTATCGATGGCTTTGTTTCAAAAGTCAATGTCAATATAGGAAAGTTTGTAAGTCCGACTGACATTTTATTTGAATTGGTAAATCCGACCGACATTCACCTCAATCTATTTGTTTTCGAAAAAGATCTCGAGAAAATTTCAATCGGTCAAAAACTTGTTGCTTTTACCAACAACAAACCAAATGAGAAACATCCGTGCGAGATTATTTTGATCAGCAAAGATCTTTCTGCCGACCGGACAGCGGAAGTTCATTGTCATTTTGAAGATTACGACAAAACACTTTTACCTGGAATGTATATGAATGCAGAGATTGAAGTAAAGAGTCACAAAACATATGTGGTAAGTGAAGATGCTGTTGTGAATTTCGAAGGGAAGAACTATGTATTCATTGCACTATCACCTTCAGAATTCAAAATGACAGAAGTTGAATTGGGCGTTCAGGAAAGAAATATGCTGGAAATCATCAATGGTGAAAGTTTGAAAGATGCACAGATCGTTTTGCAAAATGCATATACGTTACTGATGGTAGCAAAGAATAAATCGGAGGATTAG
- a CDS encoding OsmC family protein gives MNEHLYNVDLKWVSDRNGIISSPELDLAFNVATPPQFPKGIPGIWSPEHLLTAAVVSCFMTTFLAIAENSKLEYSAFSCTSSGKLEQIEGKFLMTEITLNPVLTLNNSADTERAERILVKSEAACLISNSIKSKIILNTSILAAV, from the coding sequence ATGAACGAACATTTGTATAATGTCGATTTAAAATGGGTGTCAGACAGAAATGGAATCATTTCATCTCCTGAACTTGATCTTGCATTCAATGTAGCGACCCCGCCACAATTTCCAAAAGGGATTCCTGGCATCTGGTCGCCGGAACATTTACTGACTGCTGCTGTCGTGAGTTGTTTTATGACAACATTTTTGGCGATCGCTGAAAATTCGAAGCTTGAGTATTCAGCGTTCTCATGCACTTCTTCCGGAAAGTTAGAACAAATCGAAGGTAAGTTTCTGATGACGGAAATTACTCTGAATCCTGTTTTGACTTTAAACAACTCAGCAGATACTGAAAGAGCAGAACGAATACTCGTTAAATCTGAAGCTGCTTGCCTTATTTCAAATTCGATAAAGTCGAAAATTATCCTGAATACTTCGATTTTGGCAGCCGTTTAA
- a CDS encoding M1 family metallopeptidase — MKLILTHLFLFLFINQLHSSNYFQQKVDYKIQVTLNDVTHELRGFEEITYTNNSPVPLQELYFHLYPNAYKNTSTTLAKELYNVGAEYMLEAEEKDLGSIDSLDFKTGTIKLEWQLLQDTIDICKIKLAEPLLPGASITISTPFKVKIPSAVLSRLGHNEQAYFITQWYPKPAVYDKNGWNYFSYLDKGEYYSEFGSFDVTITLPANYVVGATGELINGESENTWLEEKSKQTMALSDFPTDMSFPVSSKEMKTLHYKQNNIHDFAWFADKRWHVIKGEVELSGSKRKITTWSFFTNAEAAFWKKAPEYISSSIKYMSDWVGEYPYSSFTAVDVTDASGSGMEYPMITAIGNYGSAFELDVTIAHEIFHNWFYGLFGINERKHPWMDEGITNFYETRYIYTKFANDKEKQQEPVYTYGKFRKILNLEKVNHKQIQYERYLSAIRRHTDVAPDQYAQNFSRSNYGNIVYYKTTLSFDYLKVYLGDETFDRSMQRFYTDWKFKHPDPGDLKNTFETETGKDLKWFFDDLMRSNKAIDYSICSVKTRSDTATLTLSNQGEVESPIWINTIQNGEIKNSVLVEGFSGRKIIDVPFSTGDVFRIDANKIIPELDRKNNTIKSCGLFKKSEKLSLKFLTAVEDPERTQLFYAPVIGFNNYNSVMGGIVLHNVTFHEKPFEFAVMPMYAAGTKDLTGGADFRYHIYRKNKQIQKITIQETIGHYAYEKDVILNQVTGAENTYFLNFTKSDTRIIFSFQRPHPQKNITKEFELRNVFVRRDVAEENIPQGPGYVYTYAPKEFDYNYLKGEYRRINSNELDAGSQRIAAEYNEDFFKAYVELKQFYSYGKKGKGIFTRFFGGYISLNDVNNKPDVDYRYNLSGTAGSGDYLYNDIFLGRTETTGLFSHQFIRNGAGFTAPTQFYRKADQWMVGLNASTTLPGLIPFRLYANIGTFNDANKIGGDENYGISWELGVELTVMKDVLSVYLPFAYSRDIKYVVDQRNYNTSDLIRFELHLQNLNPLKYIRTTFKQ; from the coding sequence ATGAAATTAATTTTAACTCATTTATTTTTATTTCTTTTCATCAATCAGTTACACTCCAGCAATTATTTCCAGCAAAAAGTTGATTATAAAATTCAAGTCACCCTAAATGATGTTACTCATGAATTACGTGGGTTTGAGGAAATAACTTACACCAACAATTCACCAGTGCCGCTTCAGGAATTGTATTTTCATCTTTATCCAAATGCATACAAAAATACTTCTACAACTCTTGCAAAGGAGCTTTACAATGTCGGAGCCGAATATATGCTTGAAGCAGAGGAAAAAGATCTTGGATCTATCGATTCACTGGATTTCAAAACCGGAACAATAAAACTTGAGTGGCAGTTGCTTCAGGACACAATTGACATCTGCAAAATAAAATTAGCGGAACCACTTTTGCCCGGTGCGAGTATTACAATTTCTACTCCGTTCAAAGTAAAAATTCCTTCTGCTGTTTTATCAAGGCTTGGACATAATGAACAGGCGTATTTTATAACACAATGGTATCCGAAACCGGCTGTGTATGACAAAAACGGCTGGAACTACTTCAGTTATCTTGATAAAGGTGAATATTATTCCGAATTCGGATCGTTCGATGTCACCATTACTTTACCGGCTAATTATGTTGTTGGTGCAACGGGCGAGCTGATTAATGGTGAATCAGAAAATACATGGCTTGAAGAAAAGTCTAAGCAAACAATGGCTCTTTCAGATTTTCCCACAGACATGTCTTTTCCTGTTTCTTCGAAAGAAATGAAGACGTTGCACTATAAGCAAAACAATATCCATGACTTCGCATGGTTTGCAGATAAACGCTGGCATGTTATTAAAGGTGAAGTGGAATTATCAGGCAGTAAACGAAAAATAACTACATGGTCTTTCTTCACAAATGCTGAAGCAGCTTTCTGGAAAAAAGCACCTGAATATATTTCGAGTTCTATAAAATATATGTCAGATTGGGTTGGCGAATATCCGTACTCCTCCTTTACAGCTGTGGATGTTACCGATGCATCAGGAAGTGGAATGGAATATCCGATGATCACAGCGATTGGAAATTATGGTTCTGCATTTGAACTTGACGTAACGATAGCACATGAAATATTTCACAATTGGTTCTATGGACTTTTTGGAATCAACGAAAGGAAACATCCCTGGATGGATGAAGGAATTACAAACTTTTACGAGACCAGATATATTTACACAAAATTTGCAAACGACAAAGAAAAGCAACAAGAGCCGGTATACACTTATGGCAAATTCAGAAAGATCCTGAATCTTGAGAAAGTAAATCACAAACAAATTCAATACGAAAGGTATTTATCTGCTATAAGACGCCATACCGACGTTGCACCGGACCAATACGCGCAAAATTTTTCAAGATCTAATTATGGCAATATAGTTTACTACAAAACAACATTAAGCTTCGATTATCTGAAAGTATATCTTGGCGATGAAACTTTTGACAGATCAATGCAACGCTTTTATACAGACTGGAAATTCAAACATCCGGATCCGGGCGATCTGAAAAATACATTTGAAACAGAAACGGGAAAAGATCTGAAATGGTTCTTTGACGATCTGATGCGGTCAAACAAAGCAATCGACTATTCAATTTGCTCGGTCAAAACACGTAGTGACACTGCAACACTTACATTATCAAATCAAGGTGAAGTTGAAAGTCCGATATGGATAAACACAATTCAAAACGGTGAAATAAAAAATTCAGTTCTTGTTGAAGGATTTTCCGGCAGAAAAATTATTGATGTTCCATTCAGTACAGGCGATGTTTTTCGAATTGATGCAAATAAGATCATTCCGGAACTTGACAGAAAAAATAATACCATTAAGAGTTGCGGTCTGTTTAAAAAATCAGAAAAGTTAAGTCTAAAGTTTCTGACAGCAGTTGAAGACCCGGAAAGAACTCAATTGTTTTATGCACCTGTTATAGGTTTTAATAATTACAATTCAGTCATGGGTGGTATAGTTTTACATAACGTAACTTTTCATGAAAAGCCATTTGAATTTGCAGTAATGCCAATGTATGCAGCCGGAACAAAAGATCTGACCGGTGGAGCAGACTTCAGATATCATATTTACAGAAAAAATAAACAGATTCAAAAAATAACAATCCAGGAAACGATCGGACATTACGCTTACGAAAAAGATGTGATACTCAATCAAGTGACCGGTGCAGAAAATACTTACTTCCTGAATTTTACTAAGTCCGATACAAGAATAATTTTTTCATTTCAAAGACCTCACCCACAGAAAAATATTACTAAAGAATTTGAACTCCGAAATGTCTTTGTAAGAAGAGATGTAGCTGAAGAAAATATTCCACAAGGTCCCGGGTATGTATATACTTATGCTCCAAAAGAGTTTGATTACAATTATCTCAAAGGAGAGTACCGAAGGATAAATTCAAATGAATTAGATGCCGGGAGTCAGAGAATAGCTGCGGAATACAATGAAGATTTTTTCAAAGCTTATGTTGAGTTAAAGCAATTTTACTCATACGGTAAAAAGGGGAAAGGAATTTTTACGCGATTTTTCGGCGGATATATTTCTCTTAACGATGTAAATAATAAACCTGATGTTGATTACAGATACAATCTTAGCGGCACAGCCGGTTCCGGAGATTATTTGTATAATGATATCTTCTTAGGTCGAACTGAAACAACAGGACTTTTTTCGCATCAGTTTATCAGGAATGGAGCAGGCTTTACAGCGCCAACTCAATTTTACAGAAAAGCTGATCAATGGATGGTTGGTTTGAATGCCTCTACTACTCTACCTGGCCTGATTCCTTTCCGTCTTTATGCAAATATCGGAACCTTTAATGATGCAAATAAAATCGGTGGAGATGAAAATTACGGAATATCATGGGAACTTGGTGTTGAATTAACGGTCATGAAAGATGTTTTAAGCGTCTACCTTCCATTTGCTTATTCGCGTGATATAAAATACGTTGTTGACCAGAGAAATTATAATACTTCGGATCTGATAAGGTTTGAATTGCATTTACAAAATCTCAATCCTTTAAAGTATATTCGCACCACATTCAAACAGTGA
- a CDS encoding UDP-2,3-diacylglucosamine diphosphatase: MKPGKKIYFASDFHLGVPTYEKSLEREHKIVKWLDSIKADAEELYLLGDVFDFWFEYRTVVPRGYVRLLGKLAELSDSGIKIHYFTGNHDMWTFDYLEKELNVIIYRAPIEISYNGKAFYIGHGDGLGPGDHGYKFIKKVFASKVCQWLFARLHPNFGIGIANYFSKKSRIATGTTDEKFLGEEKEWLVIYSKEILAKKHFDYLIFGHRHLPLDIKIDSSRYINLGDWIQYFTYGVFDGAEFELKKL; the protein is encoded by the coding sequence GTGAAACCGGGTAAAAAAATATATTTTGCATCAGACTTCCATCTAGGCGTTCCAACGTATGAGAAGAGTCTTGAGCGTGAACACAAGATCGTAAAGTGGCTTGATAGCATCAAAGCTGATGCTGAAGAATTATATCTGCTTGGCGATGTATTTGATTTCTGGTTTGAGTACCGAACTGTAGTTCCCCGCGGATATGTACGATTGTTAGGAAAACTCGCTGAACTGAGTGACTCAGGAATTAAGATCCACTACTTCACCGGCAATCATGATATGTGGACGTTTGATTATCTGGAGAAAGAACTTAACGTCATCATTTACCGCGCTCCAATTGAAATTTCTTACAACGGTAAAGCGTTTTACATTGGCCACGGCGACGGACTTGGTCCGGGTGATCATGGATACAAATTCATTAAAAAGGTTTTTGCAAGTAAAGTTTGTCAATGGCTCTTCGCAAGATTGCATCCGAATTTCGGAATTGGAATAGCAAATTACTTTTCAAAGAAGAGCAGAATTGCAACCGGTACTACTGATGAGAAATTTTTAGGCGAAGAAAAAGAATGGCTTGTTATCTATTCAAAAGAAATTCTTGCAAAAAAACATTTTGATTACCTGATCTTCGGACACCGACATCTGCCTTTGGATATTAAAATTGATAGTAGCAGATATATAAATTTAGGAGACTGGATTCAGTATTTTACTTATGGGGTTTTTGATGGGGCGGAATTTGAGTTGAAGAAATTGTAG